In a genomic window of Nomascus leucogenys isolate Asia chromosome 4, Asia_NLE_v1, whole genome shotgun sequence:
- the CTNNB1 gene encoding catenin beta-1 isoform X1 codes for MATQADLMELDMAMEPDRKAAVSHWQQQSYLDSGIHSGATTTAPSLSGKGNPEEEDVDTSQVLYEWEQGFSQSFTQEQVADIDGQYAMTRAQRVRAAMFPETLDEGMQIPSTQFDAAHPTNVQRLAEPSQMLKHAVVNLINYQDDAELATRAIPELTKLLNDEDQVVVNKAAVMVHQLSKKEASRHAIMRSPQMVSAIVRTMQNTNDVETARCTAGTLHNLSHHREGLLAIFKSGGIPALVKMLGSPVDSVLFYAITTLHNLLLHQEGAKMAVRLAGGLQKMVALLNKTNVKFLAITTDCLQILAYGNQESKLIILASGGPQALVNIMRTYTYEKLLWTTSRVLKVLSVCSSNKPAIVEAGGMQALGLHLTDPSQRLVQNCLWTLRNLSDAATKQEGMEGLLGTLVQLLGSDDINVVTCAAGILSNLTCNNYKNKMMVCQVGGIEALVRTVLRAGDREDITEPAICALRHLTSRHQEAEMAQNAVRLHYGLPVVVKLLHPPSHWPLIKATVGLIRNLALCPANHAPLREQGAIPRLVQLLVRAHQDTQRRTSMGGTQQQFVEGVRMEEIVEGCTGALHILARDVHNRIVIRGLNTIPLFVQLLYSPIENIQRVAAGVLCELAQDKEAAEAIEAEGATAPLTELLHSRNEGVATYAAAVLFRMSEDKPQDYKKRLSVELTSSLFRTEPMAWNETADLGLDIGAQGEPLGYRQDDPSYRSFHSGGYGQDALGMDPMMEHEMGGHHPGADYPVDGLPDLGHAQDLMDGLPPGDSNQLAWFDTDL; via the exons ATGGCTACTCAAG CTGATTTGATGGAGTTGGACATGGCCATGGAACCAGACAGAAAAGCGGCTGTCAGTCACTGGCAGCAACAGTCTTACCTGGACTCTGGAATCCATTCTGGTGCCACTACCACAGCTCCTTCTCTGAGTGGTAAAGGCAATCCTGAGGAAGAGGATGTGGATACCTCCCAAGTCCTGTATGAGTGGGAACAGGGATTTTCTCAGTCCTTCACTCAAGAGCAAGTAGCTG ATATTGATGGACAGTATGCAATGACTCGAGCTCAGAGGGTACGAGCTGCTATGTTCCCCGAGACGTTAGATGAGGGCATGCAGATCCCATCTACACAGTTTGATGCTGCTCATCCCACTAATGTCCAGCGTTTGGCTGAACCATCACAGATGCTGAAACATGCAGTTGTAAACTTGATTAACTATCAAGATGATGCAGAACTTGCCACACGTGCAATCCCTGAACTGACAAAACTGCTAAATGACGAGGACCAG GTGGTGGTGAATAAGGCTGCAGTTATGGTCCATCAGCTTTCTAAAAAGGAAGCTTCCAGACACGCTATCATGCGTTCTCCTCAGATGGTGTCTGCTATTGTACGTACCATGCAGAATACAAATGATGTAGAAACAGCTCGTTGTACCGCTGGGACCTTGCATAACCTTTCCCATCATCGTGAGGGCTTACTGGCCATCTTTAAGTCTGGAGGGATTCCTGCCCTGGTGAAAATGCTTGG ttCACCAGTGGATTCTGTATTGTTTTATGCCATTACAACTCTCCACAACCTTTTATTACATCAAGAAGGAGCTAAAATGGCAGTGCGTTTAGCTGGTGGGCTGCAGAAAATGGTTGCCTTGCTcaacaaaacaaatgttaaattCTTGGCTATTACGACAGACTGCCTTCAAATTTTAGCTTACGGCAACCAAGAAAGCAAG CTCATCATACTGGCTAGTGGTGGACCCCAAGCTTTAGTAAATATAATGAGGACCTATACTTATGAAAAACTACTGTGGACCACAAGCAGAGTGCTGAAGGTGCTATCAGTCTGCTCTAGTAATAAGCCGGCTATTGTAGAAGCTG gtGGAATGCAAGCTTTAGGACTTCACCTGACAGATCCAAGTCAACGTCTTGTTCAGAACTGTCTTTGGACTCTCAGGAATCTTTCAGATGCTGCAACTAAACAG GAAGGGATGGAAGGTCTCCTTGGGACTCTTGTTCAGCTTCTGGGTTCAGATGATATAAATGTGGTCACCTGTGCAGCTGGAATTCTTTCTAACCTCACTTGCAATAATTATAAGAACAAGATGATGGTCTGCCAAGTGGGTGGTATAGAGGCTCTTGTGCGTACTGTCCTTCGGGCTGGTGACAGGGAAGACATCACTGAGCCTGCCATCTGTGCTCTTCGTCATCTGACCAGCCGACACCAAGAAGCAGAGATGGCCCAGAATGCAGTTCGCCTTCACTATGGACTACCAGTTGTGGTTAAGCTCTTACACCCACCATCCCACTGGCCTCTGATAAAG gCTACCGTTGGATTGATTCGAAATCTTGCCCTTTGTCCAGCAAATCATGCACCTTTGCGTGAGCAGGGTGCCATTCCACGACTAGTTCAGTTGCTTGTTCGTGCACATCAGGATACCCAGCGCCGTACGTCCATGGGTGGGACACAGCAGCAATTTGTG GAGGGGGTCCGCATGGAAGAAATAGTTGAAGGTTGTACCGGAGCCCTTCACATCCTAGCTCGGGATGTTCACAACCGAATTGTTATCAGGGGACTAAATACCATTCCATTGTTTGTGCAG CTGCTTTATTCTCCCATTGAAAACATCCAAAGAGTAGCTGCAGGGGTCCTTTGTGAACTTGCTCAGgataaggaagctgcagaagctATTGAAGCTGAGGGAGCCACAGCTCCTCTGACAGAGTTACTTCACTCTAGGAATGAAGGTGTGG CGACGTATGCAGCTGCTGTTTTGTTCCGAATGTCTGAGGACAAGCCACAAGATTACAAGAAACGGCTTTCAGTTGAGCTGACCAGCTCTCTCTTCAGAACAGAGCCAATGGCTTGGAATGAG ACTGCTGATCTTGGACTTGATATTGGTGCCCAGGGAGAACCCCTTGGATATCGCCAGGATG ATCCTAGCTATCGTTCTTTTCACTCTGGTGGATATGGCCAGGATGCCTTGGGTATGGACCCCATGATGGAACACGAGATGGGTGGCCACCACCCTGGTGCTGACTATCCAGTTGATGGGCTGCCAGATCTGGGGCATGCCCAGGACCTCATGGATGGGCTGCCTCCAGGTGACAGCAATCAGCTGGCCTGGTTTGATACTGACCTGTAA
- the CTNNB1 gene encoding catenin beta-1 isoform X2, whose amino-acid sequence MELDMAMEPDRKAAVSHWQQQSYLDSGIHSGATTTAPSLSGKGNPEEEDVDTSQVLYEWEQGFSQSFTQEQVADIDGQYAMTRAQRVRAAMFPETLDEGMQIPSTQFDAAHPTNVQRLAEPSQMLKHAVVNLINYQDDAELATRAIPELTKLLNDEDQVVVNKAAVMVHQLSKKEASRHAIMRSPQMVSAIVRTMQNTNDVETARCTAGTLHNLSHHREGLLAIFKSGGIPALVKMLGSPVDSVLFYAITTLHNLLLHQEGAKMAVRLAGGLQKMVALLNKTNVKFLAITTDCLQILAYGNQESKLIILASGGPQALVNIMRTYTYEKLLWTTSRVLKVLSVCSSNKPAIVEAGGMQALGLHLTDPSQRLVQNCLWTLRNLSDAATKQEGMEGLLGTLVQLLGSDDINVVTCAAGILSNLTCNNYKNKMMVCQVGGIEALVRTVLRAGDREDITEPAICALRHLTSRHQEAEMAQNAVRLHYGLPVVVKLLHPPSHWPLIKATVGLIRNLALCPANHAPLREQGAIPRLVQLLVRAHQDTQRRTSMGGTQQQFVEGVRMEEIVEGCTGALHILARDVHNRIVIRGLNTIPLFVQLLYSPIENIQRVAAGVLCELAQDKEAAEAIEAEGATAPLTELLHSRNEGVATYAAAVLFRMSEDKPQDYKKRLSVELTSSLFRTEPMAWNETADLGLDIGAQGEPLGYRQDDPSYRSFHSGGYGQDALGMDPMMEHEMGGHHPGADYPVDGLPDLGHAQDLMDGLPPGDSNQLAWFDTDL is encoded by the exons ATGGAGTTGGACATGGCCATGGAACCAGACAGAAAAGCGGCTGTCAGTCACTGGCAGCAACAGTCTTACCTGGACTCTGGAATCCATTCTGGTGCCACTACCACAGCTCCTTCTCTGAGTGGTAAAGGCAATCCTGAGGAAGAGGATGTGGATACCTCCCAAGTCCTGTATGAGTGGGAACAGGGATTTTCTCAGTCCTTCACTCAAGAGCAAGTAGCTG ATATTGATGGACAGTATGCAATGACTCGAGCTCAGAGGGTACGAGCTGCTATGTTCCCCGAGACGTTAGATGAGGGCATGCAGATCCCATCTACACAGTTTGATGCTGCTCATCCCACTAATGTCCAGCGTTTGGCTGAACCATCACAGATGCTGAAACATGCAGTTGTAAACTTGATTAACTATCAAGATGATGCAGAACTTGCCACACGTGCAATCCCTGAACTGACAAAACTGCTAAATGACGAGGACCAG GTGGTGGTGAATAAGGCTGCAGTTATGGTCCATCAGCTTTCTAAAAAGGAAGCTTCCAGACACGCTATCATGCGTTCTCCTCAGATGGTGTCTGCTATTGTACGTACCATGCAGAATACAAATGATGTAGAAACAGCTCGTTGTACCGCTGGGACCTTGCATAACCTTTCCCATCATCGTGAGGGCTTACTGGCCATCTTTAAGTCTGGAGGGATTCCTGCCCTGGTGAAAATGCTTGG ttCACCAGTGGATTCTGTATTGTTTTATGCCATTACAACTCTCCACAACCTTTTATTACATCAAGAAGGAGCTAAAATGGCAGTGCGTTTAGCTGGTGGGCTGCAGAAAATGGTTGCCTTGCTcaacaaaacaaatgttaaattCTTGGCTATTACGACAGACTGCCTTCAAATTTTAGCTTACGGCAACCAAGAAAGCAAG CTCATCATACTGGCTAGTGGTGGACCCCAAGCTTTAGTAAATATAATGAGGACCTATACTTATGAAAAACTACTGTGGACCACAAGCAGAGTGCTGAAGGTGCTATCAGTCTGCTCTAGTAATAAGCCGGCTATTGTAGAAGCTG gtGGAATGCAAGCTTTAGGACTTCACCTGACAGATCCAAGTCAACGTCTTGTTCAGAACTGTCTTTGGACTCTCAGGAATCTTTCAGATGCTGCAACTAAACAG GAAGGGATGGAAGGTCTCCTTGGGACTCTTGTTCAGCTTCTGGGTTCAGATGATATAAATGTGGTCACCTGTGCAGCTGGAATTCTTTCTAACCTCACTTGCAATAATTATAAGAACAAGATGATGGTCTGCCAAGTGGGTGGTATAGAGGCTCTTGTGCGTACTGTCCTTCGGGCTGGTGACAGGGAAGACATCACTGAGCCTGCCATCTGTGCTCTTCGTCATCTGACCAGCCGACACCAAGAAGCAGAGATGGCCCAGAATGCAGTTCGCCTTCACTATGGACTACCAGTTGTGGTTAAGCTCTTACACCCACCATCCCACTGGCCTCTGATAAAG gCTACCGTTGGATTGATTCGAAATCTTGCCCTTTGTCCAGCAAATCATGCACCTTTGCGTGAGCAGGGTGCCATTCCACGACTAGTTCAGTTGCTTGTTCGTGCACATCAGGATACCCAGCGCCGTACGTCCATGGGTGGGACACAGCAGCAATTTGTG GAGGGGGTCCGCATGGAAGAAATAGTTGAAGGTTGTACCGGAGCCCTTCACATCCTAGCTCGGGATGTTCACAACCGAATTGTTATCAGGGGACTAAATACCATTCCATTGTTTGTGCAG CTGCTTTATTCTCCCATTGAAAACATCCAAAGAGTAGCTGCAGGGGTCCTTTGTGAACTTGCTCAGgataaggaagctgcagaagctATTGAAGCTGAGGGAGCCACAGCTCCTCTGACAGAGTTACTTCACTCTAGGAATGAAGGTGTGG CGACGTATGCAGCTGCTGTTTTGTTCCGAATGTCTGAGGACAAGCCACAAGATTACAAGAAACGGCTTTCAGTTGAGCTGACCAGCTCTCTCTTCAGAACAGAGCCAATGGCTTGGAATGAG ACTGCTGATCTTGGACTTGATATTGGTGCCCAGGGAGAACCCCTTGGATATCGCCAGGATG ATCCTAGCTATCGTTCTTTTCACTCTGGTGGATATGGCCAGGATGCCTTGGGTATGGACCCCATGATGGAACACGAGATGGGTGGCCACCACCCTGGTGCTGACTATCCAGTTGATGGGCTGCCAGATCTGGGGCATGCCCAGGACCTCATGGATGGGCTGCCTCCAGGTGACAGCAATCAGCTGGCCTGGTTTGATACTGACCTGTAA